The following proteins are co-located in the Leptospira weilii genome:
- a CDS encoding glycosyltransferase family 2 protein has protein sequence MKVSIVIPCYNEKNTIRNILETVKKVPIKNKEIILVDDCSKDGTKDLLQTPALKKLANQIIFHEVNYGKGAALRTGFKAATGDIVIVQDADLEYDPFEIPEVIDPIYKGKADVVFGSRFLSGRPHRVVYYWHRLGNMVLTTLSNMFTNINLTDMETCYKAFRREIIQSIDIKENRFGFEPEITAKVAKIPDVRIFEVGISYYGRTYAEGKKIGWKDGFRAIYCILRYNLFD, from the coding sequence ATGAAAGTTTCCATCGTCATTCCTTGTTATAACGAGAAAAATACGATTCGTAATATTCTGGAAACAGTAAAGAAAGTTCCGATCAAAAACAAGGAAATCATTCTCGTGGACGATTGTTCCAAGGATGGAACGAAAGATCTTCTTCAAACTCCCGCTCTTAAAAAACTGGCCAACCAGATTATTTTTCACGAAGTCAATTATGGAAAAGGAGCCGCTCTTAGAACGGGTTTTAAAGCCGCAACCGGAGATATCGTAATCGTTCAAGATGCGGATTTGGAATACGATCCGTTTGAAATTCCGGAAGTGATCGATCCGATCTACAAAGGCAAAGCGGACGTCGTATTCGGAAGCAGATTCCTGAGCGGACGTCCGCATAGAGTTGTTTATTACTGGCATCGATTGGGGAATATGGTGCTAACGACCCTTTCCAACATGTTCACCAATATCAACTTAACGGACATGGAAACTTGTTATAAAGCGTTTCGTAGAGAAATCATCCAGTCCATCGATATCAAAGAAAATCGTTTCGGCTTCGAACCAGAAATCACCGCAAAGGTTGCTAAAATTCCGGATGTTCGTATCTTTGAAGTAGGTATCTCCTATTACGGAAGGACTTACGCGGAAGGAAAAAAGATTGGTTGGAAAGACGGTTTTCGCGCAATTTATTGCATTCTTCGTTATAACTTATTCGACTGA
- a CDS encoding STAS domain-containing protein, with protein sequence METKSDPLNQKSNELKLSIENISSAGTLPGPAIIVQIQGDINIFSAKKLKDAFNEAIEKKVYIHLIDLSGVRTMDSSGIATFIGAQNQLSKIPGGGLVLYSLTPQIEKMLELTRLKALFRTASNFSEAIRILSV encoded by the coding sequence ATGGAAACCAAATCCGACCCCCTTAACCAAAAATCCAATGAACTGAAACTTTCGATTGAAAACATTTCCTCCGCCGGAACCCTTCCCGGCCCAGCGATCATAGTTCAAATACAAGGAGACATCAACATATTCTCTGCCAAAAAATTAAAAGATGCCTTTAACGAAGCTATAGAAAAAAAAGTTTATATTCATCTTATAGATCTTTCGGGCGTACGTACTATGGATTCCTCCGGAATTGCCACCTTTATCGGAGCTCAGAACCAATTGAGCAAAATTCCCGGCGGTGGGCTCGTGCTCTATTCTCTCACTCCTCAGATCGAAAAAATGCTCGAATTAACGAGACTCAAAGCGCTTTTCCGTACGGCTTCCAACTTTTCAGAAGCGATTCGAATTCTTAGCGTATAA